From the Maioricimonas rarisocia genome, one window contains:
- a CDS encoding endonuclease/exonuclease/phosphatase family protein: MTIERRARPAALPAVCLLLLWMAVPAVAETRAGWTETGTLSAPEAFQAAAADEQFIYAIASRQIARYDRHTGERVAVSTGEAKHLNSGFFHEGKLYCAHSNYPQTPEQSQIKVLDVDTMELSTAHDFRDYGGSLTWVLRRDGHWWCNFARYGEQNGETFFAKFDDDWNELARWTYPPEVIAQLGRYSLSGGIWDGGELLVTGHDDPVLFRLRLPEEGNVLEFVGSEAAPFSGQGIARDPVTGGLVGIRRAEREVVFAAAPAPEPLRLRVLSYNIHHAEGVDRKLDLERIAGVIRAVEPDLVALQEVDRNVRRSESVDQPAELARLTGMEGVFGGNIELQGGEYGNAVLSRLPIVRHENHLLPRFDDGEQRGVLEVEVTLPGDRGRLLLLATHFDHRRNERERIASAGAVNELVAKRPGLPALLAGDLNAVPESETLRIIGEQWTRSNAEVQPTIPVKEPTRQIDYVLYRPEGRWKVIETKVLDESVASDHRAFLAVLELRNEPRP; the protein is encoded by the coding sequence ATGACGATCGAACGACGCGCACGGCCTGCGGCACTCCCTGCGGTCTGTCTGCTGCTGCTCTGGATGGCCGTGCCCGCTGTCGCGGAGACGCGTGCCGGGTGGACCGAGACGGGGACGCTGTCCGCACCGGAGGCGTTTCAGGCAGCCGCGGCCGATGAGCAGTTCATCTACGCCATCGCCAGCCGGCAGATTGCCAGGTACGACCGCCATACGGGCGAGCGCGTGGCCGTCAGCACCGGCGAGGCAAAGCACCTCAACAGCGGCTTCTTCCACGAGGGGAAGCTGTACTGTGCCCATTCGAACTATCCGCAGACGCCCGAGCAGAGCCAGATCAAGGTCCTCGACGTCGACACGATGGAGCTGTCGACGGCACATGACTTTCGCGACTACGGCGGCAGCCTGACGTGGGTGCTCCGCCGGGACGGCCACTGGTGGTGCAACTTCGCCCGCTACGGCGAGCAGAACGGCGAGACTTTCTTCGCGAAGTTCGACGACGACTGGAACGAACTGGCCCGCTGGACGTATCCGCCCGAAGTCATCGCGCAGCTCGGACGCTACAGCCTCTCCGGCGGAATCTGGGACGGAGGCGAACTACTGGTGACCGGGCATGACGATCCGGTGCTGTTCCGGCTGCGGCTGCCGGAGGAGGGGAACGTCCTCGAGTTCGTCGGCAGCGAAGCAGCACCGTTCAGCGGGCAGGGGATTGCCCGCGATCCGGTGACCGGGGGGCTGGTGGGGATCCGCCGGGCGGAGCGGGAGGTCGTCTTCGCCGCGGCACCCGCACCCGAGCCGCTCCGTCTGCGTGTGCTCAGCTACAACATTCACCATGCCGAGGGAGTGGATCGGAAGCTCGATCTGGAGCGGATTGCCGGGGTGATCCGTGCTGTCGAGCCGGACCTGGTCGCGCTGCAGGAGGTGGATCGCAATGTTCGCCGCAGCGAGAGCGTCGATCAACCGGCGGAGCTGGCCCGATTGACCGGGATGGAGGGCGTCTTCGGCGGCAACATCGAGCTGCAGGGGGGCGAGTACGGCAATGCGGTACTGTCACGGCTGCCGATCGTCCGACACGAGAACCATCTGCTTCCCCGGTTCGACGACGGCGAGCAGCGGGGGGTGCTGGAAGTGGAAGTGACGTTGCCGGGCGACCGCGGGCGACTGCTGCTGCTGGCGACGCACTTCGATCATCGACGAAACGAGCGGGAGCGGATCGCCTCGGCGGGGGCGGTCAACGAGCTGGTGGCGAAGCGGCCCGGGCTGCCGGCTCTGCTGGCGGGGGACCTGAATGCCGTCCCGGAGAGTGAGACGCTCCGCATCATCGGCGAGCAGTGGACGCGATCGAATGCCGAGGTGCAGCCGACGATTCCGGTGAAGGAGCCGACGCGGCAGATCGATTATGTGCTGTACCGGCCGGAAGGACGCTGGAAGGTGATCGAGACGAAGGTGCTGGACGAGTCGGTGGCGTCGGACCACCGGGCATTCCTGGCGGTTCTGGAGCT